One genomic segment of Rhizobium gallicum bv. gallicum R602sp includes these proteins:
- a CDS encoding M3 family oligoendopeptidase, protein MNFVLPGAGLNFSATVASAAADPALGDLPIWKLQDLYPSATSTAFTSDMEKAGRNALAFEEKWKGKLADAAAQIGAGGIGEALKEYEALDDLIGRLGSFAGLTYFSDTTNPVNGKLYGDVQAKITEFSGHLLFFALELNRIDDAVMDACMANDPEAGHYRPWLIDLRKDKPYQLEDKLEQLFLEKSMTSAAAFNRLFDETMAELRYNIDGEKVPLEVALNLLQDKDPEARRKAAMALAETFKANIRTFTLITNTLAKDKDISDRWRGFEDIADSRHLANRVERDVVDALAAAVKQAYPRLSHRYYKMKAKWLGMDQMNFWDRNAPLPETSNAVISWGEAKDTVLSAYGNFAPEMAAIAKRFFDEQWIDAPVRPGKAPGAFSHPTVPSAHPYVLVNYMGKPRDVMTLAHELGHGVHQVLAGAQGALMCQTPLTLAETASVFGEMLTFRALLDKTTDKRERKAMLAQKVEDMINTVVRQIAFYEFERELHTARKAGELTAEDIGELWLSVQSESLGPAIRISEGYETYWAYIPHFIHSPFYVYAYAFGDCLVNSLYAVYRKADKDFQDKYFELLRAGGTKHHSELLKPFGLDATDPSFWSKGLSMIEGLIDELEALDKA, encoded by the coding sequence ATGAATTTCGTGCTCCCCGGCGCCGGTCTTAATTTTTCGGCAACAGTTGCCTCGGCCGCGGCTGATCCGGCGCTCGGCGACCTCCCGATCTGGAAGCTGCAGGATCTCTACCCTTCCGCCACCTCGACCGCCTTCACCAGCGACATGGAAAAGGCGGGCCGCAACGCGCTCGCCTTCGAGGAAAAATGGAAAGGCAAACTTGCCGATGCGGCGGCCCAAATAGGCGCTGGAGGCATCGGCGAGGCGCTGAAGGAATACGAGGCGCTGGACGATCTCATCGGCCGTCTCGGCTCTTTTGCCGGCCTCACCTATTTCTCGGATACGACCAACCCGGTCAACGGCAAGCTCTACGGCGACGTCCAGGCGAAGATCACCGAATTCTCCGGCCACCTTCTCTTCTTCGCGCTGGAGCTGAACCGCATCGACGACGCGGTGATGGATGCATGCATGGCAAACGACCCTGAGGCCGGCCATTACCGCCCCTGGCTGATCGACCTGCGAAAGGACAAGCCCTACCAGCTGGAAGACAAGCTGGAACAGCTCTTTCTCGAAAAGTCGATGACGAGTGCGGCTGCGTTCAATCGCCTCTTCGACGAGACCATGGCCGAGCTCCGCTACAATATCGACGGCGAGAAGGTGCCGCTCGAAGTCGCGCTCAATCTTTTGCAGGACAAGGATCCGGAAGCGCGCCGCAAGGCGGCAATGGCGCTCGCCGAAACCTTCAAGGCGAATATCCGCACCTTCACGTTGATCACCAATACGCTTGCCAAGGACAAGGATATTTCCGATCGCTGGCGCGGCTTCGAGGATATCGCCGACAGCCGTCATCTGGCAAACCGCGTCGAGCGCGACGTGGTCGATGCGCTGGCAGCTGCCGTCAAGCAGGCCTATCCGCGCCTGTCGCACCGCTATTACAAGATGAAGGCGAAGTGGCTCGGAATGGACCAGATGAATTTCTGGGACCGCAATGCGCCCTTGCCGGAAACCTCCAATGCAGTGATTTCCTGGGGCGAAGCGAAGGACACCGTTCTTTCGGCCTACGGCAATTTCGCGCCGGAAATGGCAGCCATCGCCAAGCGCTTCTTCGACGAGCAGTGGATCGACGCGCCCGTGCGTCCCGGAAAGGCGCCCGGCGCCTTCTCTCACCCCACGGTTCCCTCAGCGCACCCCTATGTGCTGGTCAACTACATGGGCAAACCGCGGGATGTCATGACGCTTGCCCATGAACTCGGCCACGGCGTTCATCAGGTGCTGGCGGGCGCACAGGGCGCGCTGATGTGCCAGACCCCGCTGACGCTTGCCGAAACCGCATCCGTCTTCGGCGAGATGCTGACCTTCCGCGCACTGCTTGACAAGACGACGGACAAGCGCGAGCGCAAGGCGATGCTCGCCCAAAAGGTCGAAGACATGATCAACACCGTCGTGCGCCAGATCGCCTTTTACGAATTCGAACGCGAGCTTCACACGGCCCGCAAGGCAGGCGAACTGACCGCCGAGGATATCGGCGAACTCTGGCTTTCGGTTCAGTCGGAAAGCCTCGGTCCGGCGATCAGGATCTCCGAGGGATACGAGACCTACTGGGCCTATATCCCCCACTTCATCCACTCGCCCTTCTATGTCTACGCCTATGCCTTCGGAGACTGCCTGGTGAACTCGCTCTATGCCGTCTACCGGAAAGCCGACAAGGACTTCCAGGACAAATATTTCGAGCTTCTCAGGGCCGGCGGCACCAAGCATCACTCTGAACTCCTGAAGCCTTTCGGCCTCGACGCCACCGATCCGTCGTTCTGGAGCAAGGGCCTGTCGATGATTGAGGGGCTGATCGATGAATTGGAAGCGCTTGATAAGGCTTAA
- a CDS encoding DUF882 domain-containing protein — protein MPDLNENTKPSRLSWRTVCADIGGKAVRTALAVLLALAVSSPVFVGTPSEAAGETRSLKLYFIHTGEKAVITYKRNGRFDPKGLGQLNRFLRDWRKNQPTKMDPHLFDLIWEVYRQSGSRDYINVVCGFRSPATNSMLKSRSRNSGVAEKSQHMLGKAMDFFIPDVKLAKLRAIGMKMQVGGVGFYPKSGSPFVHMDVGGVRAWPRMSRQELAQLFPNGNTIHIPSDGKPLPGYQQAMADYKRRVSTNQLVMASGGDAETRKPKTLFAALFGGGADEEEDSAEDSAPVAVARATPPKAEAPAAAAEPQPTEVAAVNAPVPQVRPAFAGQLAGGEVANALVSPNSGNAAQQALAAATEEQGQPQQFADLSAYHVPVPSLLGPRNAPGDAEFASNGPMVPTPAERPAVAENLLAAAAIDPQADADEAEAETDRLSPALAQALDQNNAVDRRVAALAPATVEQAISAAMPAAKPAENKAPVQLAALAPVKSASFGDAFDLQQTSEDSAANGVATKGGRPTKEAAAAADASRATVRTEPRLTQKIISQWALTNSRMEMITKPVKAPRFVSQTLRAQPTAVYAEGFNVKTASIDPARFSGSAVNFMEVRKFNTN, from the coding sequence TTGCCGGATCTGAATGAGAACACCAAGCCTTCGCGCTTGAGCTGGCGTACAGTGTGCGCCGACATTGGCGGAAAGGCGGTTAGGACGGCCTTGGCTGTCCTTCTCGCACTCGCGGTTTCCTCACCAGTATTCGTTGGTACGCCGTCCGAGGCAGCGGGCGAAACGCGCAGTCTGAAACTCTACTTCATCCATACCGGCGAAAAGGCCGTCATCACCTACAAACGCAATGGCAGGTTCGACCCGAAGGGTCTTGGGCAGCTGAACCGATTCCTTCGCGACTGGCGCAAGAACCAGCCGACGAAGATGGACCCCCATCTTTTCGATCTGATCTGGGAAGTCTACCGCCAGAGCGGTTCCAGGGACTACATCAACGTTGTCTGCGGCTTCCGTTCGCCCGCCACCAATTCGATGCTCAAGTCCCGTTCGCGCAATTCCGGTGTTGCCGAGAAGAGCCAGCATATGCTCGGCAAGGCGATGGACTTCTTCATTCCGGATGTGAAGCTTGCAAAGCTGCGTGCGATTGGCATGAAAATGCAGGTCGGCGGCGTTGGCTTCTATCCGAAGTCCGGTTCTCCCTTCGTGCACATGGATGTCGGCGGCGTTCGCGCCTGGCCGCGCATGAGCCGCCAGGAACTGGCGCAGCTTTTCCCGAACGGCAACACCATTCATATCCCGTCGGACGGCAAGCCCCTGCCGGGCTACCAGCAGGCGATGGCCGACTATAAGCGCCGGGTGAGCACCAATCAGCTTGTCATGGCAAGCGGCGGCGATGCCGAGACGAGAAAGCCGAAGACATTGTTCGCTGCACTCTTTGGCGGCGGCGCAGACGAGGAAGAGGATAGCGCGGAGGATTCCGCTCCGGTCGCCGTTGCAAGGGCAACGCCGCCGAAGGCCGAAGCGCCTGCTGCCGCAGCCGAGCCGCAGCCGACTGAGGTTGCCGCCGTGAATGCACCGGTGCCGCAGGTTCGTCCAGCCTTTGCCGGTCAGCTTGCCGGCGGCGAAGTTGCAAATGCCCTCGTTTCGCCGAATTCCGGCAATGCTGCACAGCAGGCACTTGCCGCTGCCACCGAAGAGCAGGGCCAGCCGCAGCAGTTCGCCGATCTCAGCGCCTATCACGTTCCGGTTCCCTCGCTGCTTGGCCCGCGCAACGCGCCGGGTGATGCGGAATTCGCATCCAACGGTCCGATGGTTCCAACCCCGGCCGAACGTCCGGCGGTCGCCGAAAATCTGCTTGCGGCGGCAGCAATCGATCCACAAGCGGATGCGGACGAAGCCGAAGCCGAAACGGACCGGCTTTCTCCGGCACTGGCTCAAGCGCTTGATCAGAACAATGCAGTCGATAGGCGGGTGGCTGCCCTTGCGCCGGCCACCGTCGAGCAGGCCATCAGCGCAGCGATGCCTGCGGCCAAGCCGGCTGAGAATAAGGCGCCGGTGCAACTTGCCGCGCTCGCTCCTGTCAAATCCGCAAGCTTCGGCGACGCCTTCGACCTACAGCAGACGTCCGAAGACTCCGCTGCCAATGGGGTTGCAACCAAGGGCGGGCGCCCGACGAAGGAGGCTGCTGCCGCTGCCGACGCAAGCCGCGCGACGGTCCGTACCGAGCCGAGGCTGACCCAGAAGATAATTTCGCAGTGGGCGCTGACCAATTCTCGCATGGAGATGATCACGAAGCCGGTCAAGGCACCCCGTTTCGTCAGCCAGACGCTTCGCGCCCAGCCGACCGCCGTCTACGCCGAAGGCTTCAACGTCAAGACAGCTTCCATCGACCCGGCCCGCTTCAGTGGCTCGGCGGTGAACTTCATGGAAGTGCGCAAGTTCAATACGAACTGA
- a CDS encoding alpha/beta fold hydrolase: protein MSMITTKDGTEIFYKDWGKGQPILFSHGWPLSADAWDAQMVFFGNNGYRVIAHDRRSHGRSSQTWDGNHMDQYADDLAELIETLDLKDLIMIGHSTGGGEVTHYLGRHGTKRVAKVVLVGAVPPLMVKTDKNPGGLPLEVFDGIRKGTLENRSQFYKDLVTPFYSFNRDGATFSEGIRDNFWMQGMMGGLKGQLDCIHEFSEVDYTDDLKKIDKPTLIIHGDDDQIVPIGASALESSKIVEGSVLKIYPGAPHGLAETHTDRFNKDVLDFLKA from the coding sequence ATGTCGATGATTACCACGAAGGACGGAACGGAGATTTTCTACAAGGATTGGGGCAAGGGCCAGCCTATTCTTTTCTCCCACGGCTGGCCGCTCTCGGCCGATGCCTGGGATGCGCAGATGGTCTTCTTCGGCAATAACGGCTACCGCGTCATCGCACACGACCGTCGCAGCCACGGCCGTTCGAGCCAGACCTGGGACGGCAACCACATGGACCAGTACGCCGACGACCTGGCCGAACTGATCGAAACGCTCGACCTCAAGGACCTGATCATGATCGGCCACTCCACGGGTGGCGGCGAAGTCACCCATTACCTCGGCCGCCACGGCACGAAACGCGTCGCCAAGGTCGTGCTGGTGGGCGCCGTGCCGCCGCTGATGGTCAAGACGGACAAGAATCCCGGCGGCTTACCGCTTGAAGTCTTTGATGGCATCCGCAAGGGCACGCTCGAAAACCGCTCGCAGTTCTACAAGGATCTCGTGACGCCCTTCTACAGCTTTAATCGCGATGGCGCGACGTTCTCCGAAGGCATTCGCGACAATTTCTGGATGCAGGGAATGATGGGCGGATTGAAGGGGCAGCTGGATTGCATCCACGAATTCTCCGAGGTCGATTACACCGACGACCTCAAGAAGATCGACAAGCCGACGCTCATCATTCATGGCGACGATGATCAGATCGTGCCGATCGGTGCTTCCGCATTGGAGTCCTCGAAGATCGTGGAGGGCTCTGTTCTCAAGATCTATCCGGGCGCTCCCCACGGTCTTGCTGAGACGCATACCGACCGCTTCAACAAGGACGTACTCGACTTCCTGAAGGCCTGA